A stretch of Chionomys nivalis chromosome 2, mChiNiv1.1, whole genome shotgun sequence DNA encodes these proteins:
- the Thbs2 gene encoding thrombospondin-2 yields the protein MLWALALLALGLGPRAYAGDQGEDTSFDLFSISNINRKTIGAKQFRGPDPGVPAYRFVRFDYIPPVRTDDLSKIVKLARTKEGFFLTAQLKQDRKSRGTLLVLEGPGTSQRQFEIVSNGPGDTLDLNYWVEGIQHTNSLEDVGLADSQWRNVTVQVASDTYSLYVDCDLIDSVTLEEPFYEQLEADRSRMYVAKGASRESHFRGLLQNVHLVFADSVEDILRKKGCQQSQGAEVNTISEYTETLHLSPHITTELVVQGVEKTQEVCAHSCEELSNMMNELSGLHVMVNQLSKNLEIVSNDNQFLLELIGGPMKTRNMSACVQEGRIFAENETWVVDSCTTCTCKKFKTVCHQITCLPATCANPSFVEGECCPSCPHSSDNDEGWSPWAEWTECSVTCGSGTQQRGRSCDVTSNTCLGPSIQTRACSLGKCDTRIRQNGGWSHWSPWSSCSVTCGVGNVTRIRLCNSPVPQMGGKNCKGSGRETKACQGAPCPIDGRWSPWSPWSACTVTCAGGIRERTRVCNSPEPQYGGKDCVGDVKEHQMCNKRSCPIDGCLSNPCFPGAKCNSFPDGSWSCGSCPVGFLGNGTHCEDLDECAVVTDICFSINKASRCVNTDPGFHCLPCPPRYKGSQPFGVGLEAARTEKQVCEPENPCKDKTHNCHKHAECIYLGHFSDPMYKCECQTGYAGDGLICGEDSDLDGWPNNNLVCATNATYHCIKDNCPKLPNSGQEDFDKDGIGDACDEDDDNDGVSDEKDNCQLLFNPRQLDYDKDEVGDRCDNCPYVHNPAQIDTDNNGEGDACSVDIDGDDVFNERDNCPYVYNTDQRDTDGDGVGDHCDNCPLMHNPDQTDMDNDLVGDQCDNNEDIDDDGHQNNQDNCPYISNSNQADHDNDGKGDACDPDDDNDGIPDDRDNCRLVFNPDQEDSDGDGRGDICKDDFDNDNVPDIDDVCPENNAITETDFRNFQMVPLDPKGTTQIDPNWVIRHQGKELVQTANSDPGIAVGFDEFGSVDFSGTFYVNTDRDDDYAGFVFGYQSSSRFYVVMWKQVTQTYWEDKPSRAYGYSGVSLKVVNSTTGTGEHLRNALWHTGNTEGQVRTLWHDPKNIGWKDYTAYRWHLIHRPKTGYMRVLVHEGKQVMADSGPIYDKTYAGGRLGLFVFSQEMVYFSDLKYECRDV from the exons ATGCTCTGGGCACTGGCCCTGCTGGCTCTGGGCTTGGGGCCAAGAGCTTACG CTGGTGACCAGGGCGAAGACACTTCATTTGACCTGTTCAGCATCAGCAACATTAACCGGAAGACTATTGGTGCCAAACAGTTTCGAGGGCCCGACCCTGGGGTGCCCGCTTACCGTTTTGTACGCTTTGACTACATTCCCCCAGTGAGGACAGACGATCTCAGCAAGATTGTCAAGCTTGCAAGGACAAAGGAGGGCTTCTTCCTCACAGCCCAGCTGAAGCAGGACCGCAAGTCCCGGGGCACACTGCTGGTATTGGAAGGCCCCGGCACCTCCCAGAGGCAGTTTGAGATTGTGTCCAATGGCCCAGGGGACACCTTGGACCTCAATTACTGGGTTGAAGGCATCCAACACACCAACTCCCTGGAGGATGTGGGCTTGGCTGACTCCCAGTGGAGGAACGTGACCGTGCAGGTGGCCAGTGATACCTATAGCCTGTATGTGGACTGCGATCTGATTGACAGCGTCACCCTTGAAGAACCGTTCTACGAGCAGCTGGAAGCAGACAGAAGCAGGATGTATGTGGCCAAAGGTGCATCCCGAGAGAGTCACTTCAGG gGCCTGCTGCAGAATGTCCATCTCGTGTTTGCAGATTCTGTGGAAGACATTCTAAGAAAGAAAGGCTGCCAACAGAGCCAGGGAG CTGAAGTCAACACCATCAGTGAGTACACAGAGACACTCCACCTGAGTCCCCACATCACCACAGAACTGGTGGTCCAGGGTGTGGAGAAGACACAGGAAGTGTGCGCACACTCCTGTGAGGAGCTGAGCAACATGATGAACGAGCTGTCTGGATTGCATGTCATGGTGAACCAGTTGAGCAAGAACCTGGAGATAGTG TCCAATGACAACCAGTTCCTCTTGGAGCTCATTGGAGGCCCTATGAAGACCAGGAACATGTCAGCTTGCGTGCAGGAGGGCCGAATCTTTGCAGAAAATGAAACCTGGGTGGTAGACAGTTGCACCACGTGCACATGCAAG aaatttaaaaCCGTGTGCCACCAAATCACTTGTTTGCCCGCGACTTGCGCCAACCCATCTTTCGTGGAAGGCGAGTGCTGCCCGTCCTGTCCCCACT CTTCAGACAACGATGAGGGCTGGTCTCCGTGGGCAGAGTGGACCGAGTGTTCTGTCACCTGTGGCTCTGGGACCCAGCAGAGAGGCCGGTCTTGTGATGTCACCAGCAACACCTGCCTGGGCCCCTCCATTCAGACGAGGGCGTGCAGCCTGGGCAAATGCGATACAAGAA TCCGGCAGAATGGTGGCTGGAGTCACTGGTCACCCTGGTCTTCGTGTTCCGTGACTTGTGGTGTTGGCAATGTCACCCGCATACGTCTCTGCAACTCTCCAGTGCCCCAGATGGGTGGCAAGAACTGCAAGGGCAGTGGTCGGGAGACCAAGGCCTGCCAGGGTGCGCCGTGCCCAA TCGATGGGCGTTGGAGCCCCTGGTCCCCTTGGTCGGCCTGCACGGTCACCTGTGCTGGAGGGATCCGTGAACGGACACGTGTTTGCAACAGCCCAGAACCCCAGTACGGTGGGAAGGATTGTGTGGGGGATGTGAAGGAACACCAAATGTGCAATAAGAGAAGCTGCCCCATTG ATGGATGCTTATCCAACCCATGTTTTCCTGGAGCCAAGTGCAACAGCTTCCCTGATGGGTCTTGGTCCTGTGGTTCCTGCCCAGTGGGCTTCCTGGGCAATGGCACCCACTGTGAGGACCTGGATGAG TGTGCTGTGGTCACAGATATCTGCTTCTCAATCAACAAAGCTTCCCGCTGTGTCAATACTGACCCTGGCTTCCACTGTCTGCCTTGTCCCCCACGCTACAAGGGGAGCCAGCCCTTCGGGGTTGGCCTGGAGGCTGCGCGGACAGAGAAACAG GTGTGTGAGCCAGAAAACCCGTGCAAGGACAAGACTCACAACTGCCACAAGCACGCAGAGTGTATCTACTTGGGCCACTTCAGTGACCCCATGTACAAATGTGAGTGCCAGACTGGCTACGCCGGCGACGGGCTCATCTGTGGGGAGGACTCAGACCTGGATGGCTGGCCCAACAACAacctggtgtgtgccaccaatgccacCTACCATTGCATCAAG GACAACTGCCCCAAACTGCCAAATTCTGGGCAGGAGGATTTTGATAAGGATGGGATTGGAGATGCTTGTGATGAGGACGATGACAACGACGGTGTGAGTGATGAGAAG GATAATTGCCAGCTCCTCTTTAATCCCCGCCAACTGGACTACGACAAGGACGAGGTTGGAGACCGCTGTGACAATTGTCCCTATGTGCACAACCCAGCACAGATCGACACCGACAACAACGGCGAAGGGGACGCCTGCTCTGTGGACATTGACGGGGACG ATGTTTTCAATGAGCGAGACAATTGCCCCTACGTCTACAACACTGACCAGAGAGACACAGACGGGGATGGCGTGGGCGACCACTGTGACAACTGCCCCCTGATGCACAACCCGGATCAG ACGGATATGGACAATGACCTCGTTGGAGATCAGtgtgacaacaatgaggacatcgATGATGACGGCCACCAGAACAACCAGGACAACTGCCCATACATCTCCAACTCCAACCAGGCTGACCACGACAATGACGGCAAGGGTGATGCTTGTGACcctgatgatgacaatgatggtaTTCCAGATGACAGGGACAACTGTCGGCTTGTCTTCAACCCAGACCAGGAAGACTCAGATG GTGATGGCCGAGGTGATATTTGTAAAGATGACTTTGACAATGACAACGTCCCAGATATTGATGACGTGTGCCCTGAGAACAATGCTATCACTGAGACAGACTTCAGGAACTTCCAGATGGTCCCTCTGGATCCCAAGGGAACCACTCAAATTGATCCTAACTGGGTGATTCGTCACCAAGGCAAAGAGCTGGTGCAAACGGCAAACTCAGACCCTGGCATTGCTGTAG GTTTTGATGAGTTTGGGTCTGTGGACTTCAGTGGCACATTCTATGTCAACACTGACCGGGATGATGACTATGCTGGCTTCGTCTTTGGCTATCAGTCAAGCAGCCGCTTCTATGTGGTGATGTGGAAACAGGTCACCCAGACCTATTGGGAAGACAAGCCCAGTCGGGCTTACGGCTACTCTGGTGTGTCCCTCAAAGTGGTGAATTC